One region of Streptomyces davaonensis JCM 4913 genomic DNA includes:
- a CDS encoding L,D-transpeptidase → MNVRPISGASVGGRGRLAAVLAGGLLLTVTACGGGSDSGSGDGKGKGKDSGAADSKPSQAVVSIAPKDGAKSVDTSGALKVSASKGKLSEVVVKDGKGKAISGKITDGGASWTPSTHLSAATKYTVHAVAKDSEGREAAEDSSFTTLTPQSTFTGSFTPEDGSKVGVGMPFSLRFDRGITNPDEVRNAVTIKTEPAVDVKGHWFGNDRLDFRPEKYWKEGTKVTVDLNLDGVEGRDGVYGEQKKTVTFTIGREQVSVVDVKTKHMKVMQDGKVVKTLPVTTGKPGYDTWNGQMVITEKFVQTRMNGDTVGYDGEYDIDDVPHAMRLSQSGTFIHGNYWGGDAFGNYNASHGCVGLRDVKGAWDGSTPAAWFFKHSMIGDVVVVKNSDDQTIAPDNGLNGWNMSWEEWTK, encoded by the coding sequence TTGAACGTGCGACCGATATCGGGGGCGTCGGTTGGGGGGCGTGGAAGGCTCGCCGCAGTGCTCGCGGGGGGCCTTCTGCTGACCGTCACCGCGTGCGGCGGGGGCTCCGACTCGGGCTCCGGCGACGGCAAGGGCAAGGGCAAGGACTCCGGCGCGGCCGACAGCAAGCCGTCGCAGGCCGTGGTCTCCATAGCCCCCAAGGACGGCGCCAAGTCCGTCGACACCAGCGGCGCCCTCAAGGTCAGCGCGAGCAAGGGCAAACTGTCCGAGGTCGTCGTCAAGGACGGCAAGGGCAAGGCGATATCCGGGAAGATCACCGACGGGGGCGCGAGCTGGACCCCGTCCACGCATCTGTCGGCGGCCACCAAGTACACCGTGCACGCGGTCGCCAAGGACTCCGAGGGCCGCGAGGCCGCCGAGGACTCCAGCTTCACCACGCTGACGCCGCAGTCCACCTTCACCGGCTCCTTCACTCCGGAGGACGGTTCGAAGGTCGGCGTCGGAATGCCGTTCTCGCTCCGCTTCGACCGGGGCATCACCAACCCGGACGAGGTCCGGAACGCCGTCACCATCAAGACCGAGCCGGCCGTGGACGTCAAGGGCCACTGGTTCGGCAACGACCGCCTCGACTTCCGCCCCGAGAAGTACTGGAAGGAAGGCACCAAGGTCACCGTCGACCTCAACCTCGACGGCGTCGAGGGCCGGGACGGCGTCTACGGCGAGCAGAAGAAGACCGTCACCTTCACCATCGGCCGTGAGCAGGTCTCCGTCGTCGACGTGAAGACCAAGCACATGAAGGTCATGCAGGACGGCAAGGTCGTCAAGACCCTCCCGGTCACCACCGGCAAGCCCGGGTACGACACCTGGAACGGCCAGATGGTCATCACCGAGAAGTTCGTCCAGACCCGGATGAACGGCGACACGGTCGGCTACGACGGCGAGTACGACATCGACGACGTCCCGCACGCGATGCGCCTGAGCCAGTCCGGCACCTTCATCCACGGCAACTACTGGGGCGGCGACGCCTTCGGCAACTACAACGCCAGCCACGGCTGCGTCGGCCTGCGCGACGTCAAGGGCGCCTGGGACGGCTCCACCCCGGCCGCCTGGTTCTTCAAGCACTCCATGATCGGCGACGTGGTGGTCGTGAAGAACTCCGACGACCAGACCATCGCCCCGGACAACGGCCTCAACGGCTGGAACATGTCCTGGGAGGAGTGGACGAAGTAG
- a CDS encoding enoyl-CoA hydratase/isomerase family protein has protein sequence MTVNLEVADGVGTLRLDRPPMNALDIATQDRLKELAEEAARRDDVRAVVIYGGEKVFAAGADIKEMQAMDHTAMVLRARALQDSFTAVARIPKPVVAAVTGYALGGGCELALCADFRIAGENAKLGQPEILLGLIPGAGGTQRLSRLIGPSKAKDLIFTGRMVKADEALTLGLVDRVVPAEEVYTAAHAWAAKLAQGPAIALRAAKESIDTGLETDIDTGLAVERNWFAGLFATPDRETGMRSFVEEGPGKAKFL, from the coding sequence ATGACCGTGAATCTCGAAGTCGCCGACGGTGTGGGCACGCTCCGCCTGGACCGCCCCCCGATGAACGCGCTGGACATCGCCACCCAGGACCGCCTCAAGGAACTCGCCGAGGAGGCGGCCCGGCGCGACGACGTGCGCGCCGTGGTGATCTACGGCGGCGAGAAGGTGTTCGCGGCGGGCGCGGACATCAAGGAGATGCAGGCCATGGACCACACGGCCATGGTCCTGCGGGCCCGCGCCCTCCAGGACTCCTTCACCGCCGTGGCCCGGATTCCCAAGCCGGTGGTCGCGGCGGTGACCGGGTACGCCCTCGGCGGCGGCTGCGAGCTCGCCCTGTGCGCGGACTTCCGGATCGCCGGGGAGAACGCCAAGCTGGGCCAGCCGGAGATCCTGCTGGGCCTGATCCCGGGCGCGGGCGGCACCCAGCGGCTGTCCCGGCTGATCGGCCCCTCCAAGGCCAAGGACCTCATCTTCACCGGCCGGATGGTCAAGGCGGACGAGGCGTTGACGCTCGGTCTGGTGGACCGCGTGGTCCCCGCCGAGGAGGTCTACACGGCCGCGCACGCCTGGGCGGCCAAGCTGGCGCAGGGCCCGGCGATCGCGCTGCGCGCCGCCAAGGAGTCCATCGACACGGGCCTGGAGACGGACATCGACACCGGTCTCGCGGTGGAACGCAACTGGTTCGCGGGCCTGTTCGCGACGCCCGACCGGGAGACGGGCATGCGCAGCTTCGTGGAGGAGGGCCCGGGCAAGGCGAAGTTCCTCTGA
- a CDS encoding L,D-transpeptidase: MRHAQGRARRAGAALAAVLTWAGLLAGAAGCTSDTTGGVGLGGLGKPRSPQEVIRVTPDDGSKGVDPEEALLVRVNSGRLESVKVVSSQDAQETPVPGQISADGLRWEPDDRQLALAARYTVDVVALDGHGRRSARHTTFTTYVPEERFIGYVTPENRSTVGTGMIVSLEFNREIANRAAVERAVHVTARPAVEIRPHWFGKGRLDFRPETYWKPGTQVTVSLKLRDVEGAPGVYGLQYKTFSFTVGRHQVSTVDAAAHTMEVRREGELLATVPITAGAPKTTTYNGRMVVTEMLEVTRMNGATVGFTDDDGRGEYDIPDVPHAMRLTESGTFLHGNYWAPDAFGNTNVSHGCVGLRDVKGGSSDTPAGWFFDRSLIGDVVEVVHSKDKKVAPDNGLGGWNMDWKAWQAGSAVK, encoded by the coding sequence GTGAGGCATGCACAAGGGCGCGCGCGGCGCGCGGGGGCCGCGCTGGCCGCCGTACTGACATGGGCAGGACTGCTGGCCGGGGCCGCCGGCTGTACTTCGGACACCACCGGTGGGGTCGGTCTCGGCGGACTAGGCAAACCTCGGTCACCACAGGAGGTCATCAGGGTCACACCGGACGACGGCAGCAAGGGCGTGGACCCGGAGGAAGCGCTGCTGGTACGGGTGAACAGCGGGCGGCTGGAATCGGTGAAGGTCGTCAGCTCCCAGGACGCGCAGGAGACCCCGGTTCCCGGGCAGATCTCCGCCGACGGGCTGCGCTGGGAGCCCGATGACCGACAACTGGCGCTGGCCGCCCGCTACACCGTCGACGTGGTGGCCCTGGACGGCCACGGCCGCCGCTCCGCCCGGCACACCACCTTCACCACCTACGTCCCCGAGGAACGCTTCATCGGATACGTCACCCCCGAGAACCGATCCACCGTCGGCACCGGAATGATCGTCTCCCTGGAGTTCAACCGGGAGATCGCCAACCGCGCGGCCGTGGAACGCGCCGTGCACGTCACCGCCCGCCCGGCCGTCGAGATCCGCCCGCACTGGTTCGGCAAGGGCCGCCTCGACTTCCGCCCCGAGACGTACTGGAAGCCCGGCACCCAGGTCACCGTCTCCCTCAAACTCCGTGACGTGGAAGGCGCGCCCGGGGTCTACGGCCTTCAGTACAAGACGTTCTCCTTCACCGTCGGCCGCCATCAGGTCTCCACCGTCGACGCGGCCGCGCACACCATGGAGGTGCGGCGCGAGGGCGAGCTGCTCGCCACCGTGCCGATCACGGCGGGCGCCCCGAAGACAACCACCTACAACGGCAGGATGGTCGTCACCGAGATGCTCGAAGTGACCCGGATGAACGGCGCGACGGTCGGCTTCACCGACGACGACGGCAGGGGCGAGTACGACATCCCGGATGTGCCGCACGCCATGCGGCTCACCGAGTCCGGCACCTTCCTGCACGGCAACTACTGGGCGCCGGACGCCTTCGGGAACACCAATGTCAGCCACGGCTGCGTGGGACTCAGGGACGTCAAGGGCGGCAGCTCGGACACCCCCGCGGGCTGGTTCTTCGACCGCAGCCTGATCGGGGACGTGGTCGAGGTCGTCCACAGCAAGGACAAGAAGGTGGCTCCCGACAACGGCCTCGGCGGGTGGAACATGGACTGGAAGGCGTGGCAGGCCGGGAGCGCGGTGAAGTAA